In the Pseudoalteromonas sp. A25 genome, CTAAAGTTCCGTACTCAAAAAATGTTAGCTGCGTGTCTTCTCGGCCCTGATCGAGCATATAAAACGCATCAATATGATCTTGGTCATCAAGCTCTCGACCATTTATCCGTACTCGCTCATTGTAACGAATTAAGTGCGGAGAGGCATATGTGCCAACGCTATAACCTTGAGCTAGCAGTAACGACTCCAGACAACGCGCTGTTGTGCCTTTGCCATTAGTACCGCCTATAAGAATGATTTTGCTAGAAGTGTTGAGTAATTGGGTTTGCTCAGCAACGCGTTTAACGCGTTCAAGTCCCATTTCGATAGTACTGGGGTGAACACCCTCTAAATAACAAAGCCAATCATCAAGGCTTGATGATTGGCATGGAGTCTGAACTGTCATTTAAAAATAGCTTAACTAAAAAAATTTACGCTACTCTATGCTCTTGTTCAGTAGAAGGCAAGTCCATAAACTTCGCTAGAATACGCGCTAATGTATCACGCATTTCACGACGGTCTACAATCATGTCAATTGCACCGTGCTCTAATAAGAACTCGCTTCGCTGGAAGCCTTCAGGAAGCGTTTCACGCACAGTTTGCTCAATAACACGGGGGCCCGCAAAACCAATGAGTGCTTTTGGCTCAGCGACATTAATATCACCTAACATTGCCAGCGATGCTGATACACCACCCATAGTTGGATCCGTCAATACCGAAATAAACGGTAAGCCACGCTCAGACATTTTTGCAAGCGCTGCACTGGTTTTTGCCATCTGCATCAAAGACATCAACGCCTCTTGCATGCGGGCGCCACCTGATGAAGAAAAACATACCAATGGCATATCATGCTTCAAACACTCATCAACAGCATCTACAAATCGAGCACCCACAACAGACGCCATTGAACCGCCCATAAATGCAAATTCAAACGCCACTGCCGCAACTGGCATACCTTTTAGGCGGCCTTTCATTGCTACTAGTGCATCTTTTTCACCGCTAACTTTTTGCGCTGCACTGATACGGTCTGAGTATTTTTTCGAGTCTTTAAACTTTAAAATATCTTTAGGTTCGTGATGTGCGCCTAATTCTTGACGATCCGCATCGTCCAAAAATAGCTCTAAGCGTTTTCTGGCGCTAAGACGCATATGGTGATCACACTTTGGACATACATTTAAAGACTTTTCTAACTCTGCTTTGTATAAAATAGAGTCACAATCTGTGCATTTAGCCCAAACGCCTTCTGGAATTTCTTTTTTACCAGACGACTTCGTAGTCTTTGGTAATATTTTTTCTAACCAACTCATTTGGCAACTCTCTTATTGCTAATCCTGTGTTGTAATGTCTGCATCTGCACAGACGAATTTCTCTAATTAAAACATGAATCAGATGCCAGAGATATAAAAAACTGGTCTTAGTAGTCTATTATTTTTCAGCACTCTAACACCCACATAAAGAGATTATTCGGGTAAAAACAATGGTCCAAGTGGGGTCGATGGAATTTGCCATTTTTCAGGGTAGTCAACATCCACTAAATACAAGCCATTTGGTTTTGCTGTAGCGCTCGCCTGAGTGCGATCTTTAATATTTAACAAGTGCTGCATCCACTCTGGCGACTCTTTGCCAATACCAATGTCTATCAAACACCCTGTAATATTTCTTACCATGTGGTGCAAAAATGCATTGGCTTTAATGTCTATAACAACATAGTGGCCAACTCTTTGTACTTCTAAATGATGAATATTGCGAAAAGGCGTATTTGATTGACAGTGTACCGCTCTAAAAGACGTAAAATCCTGCTCACCAATCATAGCAGGACAAGCTGCTTGCATGAGTTTTTCATCTAACTGATGATGATAATGCGTAACGCCACTGCGTAAAATACCTGGCCGATAAGGGTGATTATAAATCACATACCGATAGCGTCTTGCTGTGGCACTAAAACGTGCATGAAACTCTTCATCAACTTGCTGCGCGTAACGAATTGCAATATCGTCAGGTAGTTGGGAGTTAAGGCCAAGTGTAAAGGCACTCATATCTCGTTGCGCGTCAGTATCAAAGTGCACCACTTGCCCTGTTGCATGTACTCCTGCATCAGTGCGCCCAGCACATACAATATCTACAGGGTGATTACAGATCCTAGAAAGTGCCGTTTCTAACTCTTGCTGAATACTGTTTACATGAGACTGTCTTTGCCAGCCACTATAATTTGCACCGTTATACTCAATACCTAATGCTACACGCATAGCCACTACTTACCTCTTTTCACAATAGCGCTGCATTTTATGCTATCGAACATACGAATAAAAGCGCAGAACCGCCCACATCCGTGTTATTGCATATTTAAGTGAAAAATAACGTTTTGTTTTTCTAAATAGCGCGCTGTTTGAGGGTCTCAAAAAATGCTTCAACGTCAGACTGAGCAATTGGTGGACTATAAAAGTAGCCCTGCACCACATAACAGTTATTTTTTTGTAAGAAGTCCACTTGCTCTTGCGTCTCTACGCCTTCTGCCACCACTTGCAGTTGCAGCTTTTGCGCCATCGCGATGATAGCCGCGGTGATCTCCATATCATTTTGGTCATCAGGAATATCTTTGACAAAAGATCGGTCAACTTTGAGCATATCTACAGGAAAACGCTTTAAGTAACTCAGCGAGGAATACCCTGTTCCAAAATCATCAATGGATAAAGCAACGCCAAGCTTTTTAATATCATGTAGCTGTTTAATAGCCGCTTCTACATCGCCCATCAACATACTTTCTGTTAACTCAAGGTGTAGTAAATGAGCAGGCATTTTAGTACGTCGTAAAACGTCCGCTAAAGTACTTATTAAGCGGTCATCCTTAAATTGCCTTGCAGATAAGTTAATAGACATGCTTCCAGCTTTGCCAACCGCTTGTAATTGCATTGAAAAATTACACGCTTCCTCTAACACCCACTCACCTAACTCGACTATAAGGCCAGTCGCTTCGGCTATATGAATAAACTTATCAGGTGGAATAAAACCTTGTTCAGGGTGATACCACCTTATCAAGGCTTCGTAGCCGATCACTTCTAAGGATTGGCTGTTGACTTGAGGTTGATAATTGAGCTTAAACTGCTTTTCTTTGATTGCAATGCGTAGCTCATTTTCAATATATAAACGTTCATTGGCTGCTGCATCCAACTCTTGAGAATAAAAGTGGAAAGTGTTTCGCCCTTTTGCCTTAGCTTCGTACATAGCTAAGTCAGCATGTTTAAGTAGTTGCTCTTCTTCTTGACTATCAAAGGGGGCCATCGTGATGCCAATACTCGCACTGACTATCACTTCGTTGTTACCCAGTTTTATTGGCTTATTAATGGTACGTTGAATGGTATGGGCCACTTCCATCGCGTTATCTCGACTATCAATACCACTGAGTAATACCGCAAATTCGTCCCCCCCTAAACGCGCAATGGTATCTTCGGCACGTAAGCGGTTTTGCAACCTGTTTGCCACTTCAACCAACAGCCTATCACCCGCATCATGGCCTAAAGTGTCATTAATTCGCTTAAATTCATCAAGGTCAAAATAAAACAACGCAAAAGCGTAGTGTCCTCGCCCTGCTAAAGCCATCGACTTACGCAGTTGCATTCTAAAAAATGTACGATTAGCCAGGCCTGTCAACGTATCAAAATAGGCTAACTCTTCCATTTTGCGCTGACTTTCTTTCACAAACGAAATATCTTGGGCAGAGGCGACATAGCTAGAAATAGTGCCGTCGGCTTCGCGAATTGGCGAAATGCTCAAGCTAACCCAAATAAGATCCACACCGGAGCCTGCAAGTATTGTGTCACCACGCCAATAATTTCGGCTTCGTAAATCTATATCGATATCATC is a window encoding:
- the truA gene encoding tRNA pseudouridine(38-40) synthase TruA is translated as MRVALGIEYNGANYSGWQRQSHVNSIQQELETALSRICNHPVDIVCAGRTDAGVHATGQVVHFDTDAQRDMSAFTLGLNSQLPDDIAIRYAQQVDEEFHARFSATARRYRYVIYNHPYRPGILRSGVTHYHHQLDEKLMQAACPAMIGEQDFTSFRAVHCQSNTPFRNIHHLEVQRVGHYVVIDIKANAFLHHMVRNITGCLIDIGIGKESPEWMQHLLNIKDRTQASATAKPNGLYLVDVDYPEKWQIPSTPLGPLFLPE
- the accD gene encoding acetyl-CoA carboxylase, carboxyltransferase subunit beta, whose protein sequence is MSWLEKILPKTTKSSGKKEIPEGVWAKCTDCDSILYKAELEKSLNVCPKCDHHMRLSARKRLELFLDDADRQELGAHHEPKDILKFKDSKKYSDRISAAQKVSGEKDALVAMKGRLKGMPVAAVAFEFAFMGGSMASVVGARFVDAVDECLKHDMPLVCFSSSGGARMQEALMSLMQMAKTSAALAKMSERGLPFISVLTDPTMGGVSASLAMLGDINVAEPKALIGFAGPRVIEQTVRETLPEGFQRSEFLLEHGAIDMIVDRREMRDTLARILAKFMDLPSTEQEHRVA
- a CDS encoding EAL domain-containing protein; translation: MHSLSVKLSVLISAVCVIAGIFAAALMLKSEERQLIHEEYAQLKRISNQSVKQFNQFLDHKSNLAEQANSIVAKELWYQANNITHTQSLDINFSDGIFQSTASNGLSAAQFATTELNERQRQVFVQSEALWNVLAPSLLQDFFNFYVNTQDGFVRVAPPNVLINTQNKQERFNSHFLPLLREELNPTREALWSDVHFDKVWNKWVISILVPLYYDDAYVGFTGSDIEVKNMVSQLLLSDEHQGYVILNAQGEVIAAPSMGKVSAQSHNTKQSVATLFPELKNVFEPVLEAKLTDFQGEFERNGQAHIINVTTLKKLGWYLGVYQKRDSSLSSIEALKIKFFGLFILYAAFVALLLHQVLYQLVLSRINALVGAVSGFGKGQWETPKLPVSNDEIGLLNDTVNKMSSEIKTLVSGLNQRIAEKEKAEKQANRLSKAVSFSGTAVAITNGNFEIDYVNPKMIEMTGFEETHFIGKPLLDIISSDMAILVDDIDIDLRSRNYWRGDTILAGSGVDLIWVSLSISPIREADGTISSYVASAQDISFVKESQRKMEELAYFDTLTGLANRTFFRMQLRKSMALAGRGHYAFALFYFDLDEFKRINDTLGHDAGDRLLVEVANRLQNRLRAEDTIARLGGDEFAVLLSGIDSRDNAMEVAHTIQRTINKPIKLGNNEVIVSASIGITMAPFDSQEEEQLLKHADLAMYEAKAKGRNTFHFYSQELDAAANERLYIENELRIAIKEKQFKLNYQPQVNSQSLEVIGYEALIRWYHPEQGFIPPDKFIHIAEATGLIVELGEWVLEEACNFSMQLQAVGKAGSMSINLSARQFKDDRLISTLADVLRRTKMPAHLLHLELTESMLMGDVEAAIKQLHDIKKLGVALSIDDFGTGYSSLSYLKRFPVDMLKVDRSFVKDIPDDQNDMEITAAIIAMAQKLQLQVVAEGVETQEQVDFLQKNNCYVVQGYFYSPPIAQSDVEAFFETLKQRAI